A genomic region of Streptosporangiales bacterium contains the following coding sequences:
- a CDS encoding ABC transporter permease subunit, whose amino-acid sequence MSRVLWPILPGVVTLLAWQFGSGTLIPAIYVSTPVDVARRLVDITASGAILPDLTTTLVELVLGFVFGSIAGCVVGYLLGRSNFAARMFEPYIMAAYGIPMITIAPLFIIWFGIGIWSKVTIATIMVFFIVYMGVRSVDLELVKVARALGADQAQLTRHVYLRSTMPYIFMGLRAGVPYGVIGVIVGEFISAFRGLVLQRHLLDR is encoded by the coding sequence CTGTCACGCGTGCTCTGGCCGATCCTGCCCGGTGTGGTCACGTTGCTCGCCTGGCAGTTCGGTTCCGGCACGCTGATCCCGGCGATCTACGTCAGCACACCGGTCGACGTTGCGCGGCGGCTCGTCGACATCACCGCAAGCGGCGCCATCCTGCCCGACCTCACCACCACGCTCGTGGAGCTGGTGCTCGGCTTCGTGTTCGGCTCGATCGCCGGATGCGTGGTGGGGTACCTGCTCGGCCGGTCGAACTTCGCGGCCAGGATGTTCGAGCCGTACATCATGGCGGCCTACGGCATTCCGATGATCACCATCGCGCCGCTGTTCATCATCTGGTTCGGCATCGGTATCTGGTCGAAGGTGACCATCGCGACGATCATGGTCTTCTTCATCGTCTACATGGGCGTGCGGAGCGTCGATCTCGAGCTGGTGAAGGTCGCCCGCGCACTCGGCGCCGATCAGGCACAGCTCACCAGGCACGTCTACCTGCGCTCGACCATGCCGTACATCTTCATGGGCCTGCGCGCCGGTGTTCCCTACGGTGTCATCGGCGTGATCGTCGGCGAGTTCATCTCGGCGTTCCGCGGCCTAGTACTGCAACGGCACTTGCTTGACAGGTAG
- a CDS encoding SIS domain-containing protein, whose protein sequence is MPHADSPARQQLTELLSTKRLSPAQRRIAQFVLENAAEAAFLSSIDLAARAGVSQPSVTRFAATLGFPSYQAFRAVLRDHALADEADDGDQGQPNSRQDSVMQEVANLRKLAHELRDPRHVEAAAAELADSQPLVVLGLRVSAGVAGHFVYCAQKVLPDVRLITHGDSTARDLLDQAALAGASHLLAFVLPRYPRETLELLRYAREIGLRVVAISDTQLEPVASHADRVLAAQVGSRLVFDSHVVPEMLALVLLECISDRTRDRTQQRLERFEETTAKHRVFQLA, encoded by the coding sequence ATGCCGCACGCCGACAGCCCCGCTCGGCAGCAGCTCACCGAGCTGCTGTCCACCAAGCGGCTGTCGCCCGCCCAACGGCGCATCGCCCAGTTCGTGCTGGAGAACGCGGCCGAGGCGGCGTTCCTTTCGAGCATCGACCTCGCTGCGCGTGCCGGGGTCAGCCAGCCGTCGGTCACCAGGTTCGCGGCCACCCTCGGCTTCCCGTCGTACCAGGCGTTCCGCGCCGTGCTCCGCGACCACGCGCTCGCCGACGAGGCCGACGACGGCGACCAGGGCCAGCCGAACAGCCGGCAGGACTCGGTCATGCAGGAGGTCGCCAACCTCCGCAAGCTGGCGCACGAGCTGCGCGACCCCCGCCACGTCGAGGCGGCCGCGGCCGAGCTCGCCGACTCACAGCCACTGGTGGTGCTCGGCCTGCGGGTGTCCGCCGGCGTGGCCGGCCACTTCGTGTACTGCGCGCAGAAGGTGCTGCCCGACGTCCGCCTGATCACCCACGGCGACTCGACCGCGCGCGACCTGCTCGACCAGGCCGCGCTCGCCGGCGCGAGCCATCTGCTCGCCTTCGTGCTTCCCCGCTACCCACGGGAGACGTTGGAGTTGCTGAGGTACGCGCGCGAGATCGGCTTGCGCGTCGTGGCGATTTCCGACACCCAGCTCGAACCCGTCGCCAGCCACGCCGATCGCGTGCTGGCCGCACAGGTCGGCAGCCGTCTCGTGTTCGACTCACACGTCGTGCCCGAGATGCTCGCCCTGGTCCTGCTCGAGTGCATCAGCGACCGGACGAGGGACCGCACCCAACAACGCCTGGAGCGGTTCGAAGAAACCACTGCAAAGCACCGAGTGTTCCAGCTCGCGTAA
- a CDS encoding urocanate hydratase, with protein MRSVRAPRGTELSCQGWQQEAALRMLMNNLDAEVAEHPEELVVYGGSGKAARSWAAYDAIVRTLRGLAADETMLVQSGKPVAVFRTNEWAPRVLIANSNLVPDWATQEEFRRLEALGLTMFGQMTAGSWIYIGTQGILQGTYETFAAIAEKRFGGTLAGTVTLTAGLGGMGGAQPLAVTMNGGVALCIDCDPSRVRRRIEHSYLDVQAQDLDHALAVIEQARTERKPLSVGLVGNAAELVPQVLRAGAHIDIVTDQTSAHDPLTYLPVGVEFDDWSAERDKDSKGTVERARASMATHCEAMVGFLDAGAEVFDYGNSLRREAELGGSTRAFDYPGFVPAYIRPLFCEGKGPFRWAALSGDPADIARTDRAILELFPDNEPLARWMRLAGEKVHFQGLPSRICWLGYGERDKAGLAFNDLVASGEVSAPIVMGRDHLDCGSVASPYRETEAMLDGSDAIADWPLLNALVNTASGATWVSIHHGGGVGMGRAIHAGQVTVADGSRLAAEKIERVLTNDPGMGVVRHVDAGYDGAVEVADRTGVRVPMREADDQA; from the coding sequence ATGCGCTCGGTACGTGCGCCGCGGGGCACTGAGCTGTCGTGCCAGGGCTGGCAGCAGGAGGCGGCCCTGCGGATGCTGATGAACAACCTGGACGCCGAGGTGGCCGAGCACCCCGAGGAGCTCGTCGTCTACGGCGGGTCAGGCAAGGCCGCCCGCAGCTGGGCGGCGTACGACGCGATCGTGCGCACCCTGCGCGGGCTCGCCGCGGACGAGACCATGCTCGTGCAGTCGGGCAAGCCGGTGGCGGTGTTCCGTACGAACGAGTGGGCGCCGCGGGTGCTCATCGCGAACTCCAACCTGGTGCCCGACTGGGCCACGCAGGAGGAGTTCCGCCGGCTGGAGGCGCTCGGCCTCACCATGTTCGGGCAGATGACCGCAGGCTCGTGGATCTACATCGGCACGCAGGGCATCCTGCAGGGCACCTACGAGACGTTCGCCGCCATCGCGGAGAAGCGGTTCGGCGGCACGCTCGCCGGCACCGTCACGCTGACCGCCGGCCTCGGCGGGATGGGCGGCGCGCAGCCGTTGGCCGTCACCATGAACGGTGGCGTCGCGCTGTGCATCGACTGCGACCCGAGCCGCGTACGCCGCCGGATCGAGCACAGCTACCTGGACGTGCAGGCGCAGGACCTCGACCACGCGCTCGCGGTGATCGAGCAGGCGCGCACCGAACGCAAGCCGCTGTCCGTCGGGCTGGTCGGCAACGCCGCCGAGCTGGTGCCGCAGGTGCTGCGTGCCGGTGCGCACATCGACATCGTCACCGACCAGACCAGCGCGCACGACCCGCTGACCTACCTGCCGGTCGGCGTCGAGTTCGACGACTGGTCGGCCGAGCGCGACAAGGACTCGAAAGGGACGGTCGAGCGGGCCCGGGCGTCGATGGCGACGCACTGCGAGGCGATGGTCGGGTTCCTCGACGCAGGCGCGGAGGTCTTCGACTACGGCAACTCGCTGCGGCGGGAGGCGGAGCTCGGCGGCAGCACCCGTGCGTTCGACTACCCGGGCTTCGTGCCGGCGTACATCCGGCCGCTGTTCTGCGAGGGCAAGGGACCGTTCCGGTGGGCCGCGCTGTCCGGCGACCCCGCCGACATCGCCCGCACCGACCGCGCCATCCTCGAGCTGTTCCCCGACAACGAGCCGTTGGCCAGGTGGATGCGCCTCGCCGGTGAGAAGGTGCACTTCCAGGGCCTGCCGTCGCGGATCTGCTGGCTGGGCTACGGGGAGCGCGACAAGGCCGGCCTGGCGTTCAACGACCTGGTGGCGAGCGGCGAGGTGAGCGCGCCCATCGTGATGGGCCGCGACCACCTGGACTGCGGTTCGGTCGCGTCGCCCTACCGGGAGACCGAGGCGATGCTCGACGGCTCCGACGCGATCGCCGACTGGCCACTGCTCAACGCACTGGTCAACACGGCGTCCGGGGCGACCTGGGTGTCCATCCACCACGGCGGCGGCGTCGGCATGGGCAGGGCGATCCACGCCGGCCAGGTGACCGTCGCCGACGGCTCCCGGCTGGCCGCGGAGAAGATCGAGCGGGTGCTCACCAACGACCCCGGCATGGGCGTCGTACGGCACGTCGACGCCGGGTACGACGGCGCGGTCGAGGTGGCCGACCGTACCGGCGTGCGGGTACCGATGCGCGAAGCCGACGACCAAGCGTGA
- a CDS encoding allantoate amidohydrolase, whose protein sequence is MWDELLAIGRDPHTGGYHRHGWNAAELECRAWFRSAAADRGLQVDEDGNGNLWAWWGEPGDDAVVTGSHLDSVPDGGAYDGPLGVVSAFAAVDLLCDSGVTPGRPLAVVAFAEEEGSRFGVPCLGSRLLTGQVAPGRARELRDRDGRTFDEALRDAGADPALLGRDEARLARIGCFVELHVEQGRALVDQPAPVGVATAIWPHGRWRFDFAGEANHAGTTRLEDRRDPMLTFANTVLSARKKARLAGAVATVGRVEVEPNGTNAIPSRVRAWLDTRAPDADTLGAVVAAIERAAVERGERDGVTVDLTQESHSAETAFDPYLGARVSQLLGNAPMLPTGAGHDAGVLAGVGVPTAMLFVRNPTGVSHSPAEHAEWVDCVTGAEALATVLAELAEAESAA, encoded by the coding sequence CTGTGGGACGAGCTGCTGGCGATCGGCCGCGACCCGCACACCGGCGGCTACCACCGGCACGGCTGGAACGCGGCCGAGCTGGAGTGCCGGGCCTGGTTCCGTAGCGCCGCGGCCGACCGGGGCCTGCAGGTGGACGAGGACGGCAACGGCAACCTCTGGGCCTGGTGGGGCGAGCCCGGTGACGACGCGGTCGTCACCGGTTCCCACCTCGACTCGGTGCCTGACGGTGGCGCGTACGACGGCCCGCTCGGCGTGGTGTCCGCGTTCGCCGCCGTGGACCTGCTCTGCGACAGCGGGGTGACGCCCGGCCGGCCGCTCGCCGTGGTCGCGTTCGCCGAGGAGGAGGGCTCGCGGTTCGGCGTGCCCTGCCTCGGGTCCCGGTTGCTCACCGGGCAGGTGGCGCCGGGCCGTGCGCGTGAGCTGCGCGACCGCGACGGCCGTACTTTCGACGAGGCGTTGCGCGACGCCGGCGCCGACCCTGCGCTCCTCGGCCGGGACGAGGCCCGGCTGGCCCGCATCGGCTGCTTCGTCGAGCTGCACGTCGAGCAGGGCCGTGCGTTGGTGGACCAGCCCGCGCCGGTCGGCGTGGCGACCGCGATCTGGCCACACGGCCGCTGGCGGTTCGACTTCGCCGGTGAGGCGAACCACGCGGGCACCACCCGGCTGGAGGACCGCCGCGACCCGATGCTGACGTTCGCGAACACCGTGCTCTCTGCCAGGAAGAAGGCCAGGCTCGCCGGTGCCGTCGCCACCGTCGGCCGGGTGGAGGTCGAGCCGAACGGCACCAACGCGATCCCGTCCCGGGTGCGGGCCTGGCTGGACACCCGCGCCCCGGACGCGGACACGCTGGGTGCGGTGGTCGCGGCGATCGAGCGCGCGGCCGTGGAGCGCGGCGAGCGCGACGGCGTCACGGTGGACCTGACGCAGGAGTCGCACAGCGCGGAGACGGCGTTCGACCCGTACCTCGGTGCGCGGGTGAGCCAGCTGCTCGGCAACGCGCCGATGCTGCCGACCGGGGCCGGGCACGACGCCGGCGTGCTGGCCGGCGTGGGCGTGCCGACGGCCATGCTGTTCGTCCGCAACCCCACCGGCGTCTCGCACTCGCCCGCCGAGCACGCCGAGTGGGTGGACTGCGTCACCGGCGCGGAGGCGCTCGCCACGGTGCTGGCCGAGCTCGCGGAAGCGGAGAGCGCGGCGTGA
- a CDS encoding formimidoylglutamate deiminase: protein MTTYHCEYAALPGGVHDDVLIDVDGERIASVRTETAVPDGAVRLTGLTLPGLANAHSHAFHRALRGRTHGGRGDFWSWREQMYTVAACLDPDSYLRLARAVYAEMALAGVTVVGEFHYLHRQPDGRPYDEPNAMGHALVQAAADAGVRLTLLDTCYLQAGPDGRPLAGPQLRFTDGSAEAWAARVAYLRAPRVGAAVHSVRACPPAAMTAVGGWAQRSDAPLHFHLSEQRRENEECLAAYGRTPAQLVADAGLLDGNATAVHATHLTGADIALLGGARTYACFCPTTERDLGDGIGQAQALVAAGAGLCLGSDSHAHVDLLEEARAVELHERLAGECRGVFGPAELLQAAAAAGYQSLGWPDGGVLAAGALADLTTVRLDSVRLAGAPAGDALLAAVLHAGSAADVASVVVAGEPVVVDGVHLRVPDTAAELDREIRALFP, encoded by the coding sequence GTGACGACGTACCACTGCGAGTACGCCGCACTGCCCGGCGGTGTGCACGACGATGTGCTGATCGACGTCGACGGCGAGCGCATCGCGTCGGTACGTACGGAGACCGCGGTCCCTGACGGCGCGGTGCGACTGACGGGGCTCACGCTGCCGGGGTTGGCGAACGCGCACTCGCACGCGTTCCACCGCGCGCTGCGCGGGCGCACCCACGGCGGGCGCGGCGACTTCTGGTCGTGGCGGGAGCAGATGTACACCGTGGCGGCGTGCCTCGACCCGGACAGCTACCTGCGGCTCGCCCGTGCGGTGTACGCGGAGATGGCGCTCGCCGGCGTCACCGTCGTCGGTGAGTTCCACTACCTGCACCGCCAGCCGGACGGCCGCCCGTACGACGAGCCGAACGCGATGGGGCACGCGCTGGTGCAGGCGGCCGCGGACGCCGGCGTGCGGCTGACCCTGCTCGACACCTGCTACCTGCAGGCCGGCCCGGACGGCCGGCCGCTGGCCGGGCCGCAGCTGCGGTTCACCGACGGCAGCGCGGAGGCATGGGCGGCGCGGGTGGCGTACCTGCGCGCGCCGCGGGTCGGTGCGGCAGTGCACTCGGTGCGCGCGTGCCCGCCCGCGGCGATGACGGCCGTCGGTGGCTGGGCGCAGCGGTCGGACGCCCCGTTGCACTTCCACCTCTCCGAGCAGCGGCGGGAGAACGAGGAGTGCCTGGCTGCGTACGGGCGTACCCCGGCGCAGCTGGTCGCGGACGCCGGGCTGCTCGACGGCAACGCCACCGCGGTGCACGCCACGCACCTGACCGGCGCCGACATCGCCCTGCTCGGTGGCGCGCGGACGTACGCGTGCTTCTGCCCGACGACGGAACGCGACCTGGGTGACGGCATCGGCCAGGCGCAGGCACTGGTGGCCGCCGGTGCCGGGCTGTGCCTGGGCAGCGACAGCCACGCGCACGTGGACCTGCTCGAGGAGGCGCGCGCCGTCGAGCTGCACGAACGGCTCGCCGGTGAGTGCCGTGGCGTCTTCGGTCCGGCCGAGCTGCTGCAAGCCGCGGCGGCGGCCGGGTACCAGTCGCTCGGCTGGCCGGACGGCGGGGTGCTCGCCGCCGGCGCGCTCGCCGACCTGACCACCGTGCGGCTGGACTCGGTGCGGCTGGCCGGCGCACCGGCCGGCGACGCGCTGCTCGCGGCCGTGCTGCATGCGGGGTCGGCCGCCGACGTCGCGTCCGTCGTGGTCGCCGGTGAGCCGGTCGTCGTCGACGGTGTCCACCTGCGCGTCCCCGACACTGCTGCAGAGCTGGACCGCGAGATCCGGGCACTGTTCCCGTGA
- the hutI gene encoding imidazolonepropionase: MSRLLTNIARLWTGDGDPLDDAAVLVEDGVITWIGSAADAPAADIVDDCAGGLVTPGFIDAHTHPVYAGDRSAEIAARSAGATYAEIAAMGGGIASTVEATRAEPWDGLSAALRARLRDFIGSGTTTLEAKTGYHLTREGELQAVRMLADLADEPVLPRLSVTFLAAHALPPEYADSQDVYTTEVASWCRAAADSGADNIDVFCDEGHFTVDQAREVLQAGMAAGLRPRIHADELARTGGSLLAAELGCLSADHLLKVTEEDAAALAAADVTAVVCPGTALQMRTAPPVRMLLDHGVTVALGTDHNPGQCGSTSMSLMISLAVAAFRMSVTEALHAATVGAARALGVQDRGVVRVGALGDLVWWNAAHEGAFAWAFRLEPRQVWRAGVPVLPADLETL, translated from the coding sequence CTGTCCCGGTTGCTGACGAACATCGCCCGGCTGTGGACGGGCGACGGCGACCCGCTCGACGACGCTGCGGTGCTGGTGGAGGACGGTGTCATCACCTGGATCGGCAGCGCGGCGGACGCACCAGCGGCCGACATCGTGGACGACTGCGCCGGCGGCCTGGTCACGCCGGGCTTCATCGACGCGCACACCCACCCGGTGTACGCGGGGGACCGGTCGGCGGAGATCGCGGCCCGTTCGGCCGGCGCCACGTACGCGGAGATCGCCGCGATGGGCGGCGGCATCGCGTCCACCGTCGAGGCGACGAGGGCGGAGCCGTGGGACGGGCTGAGCGCCGCGCTGCGCGCGCGGCTGCGTGACTTCATCGGCTCCGGCACGACCACGCTGGAGGCGAAGACCGGCTACCACCTCACCCGCGAGGGCGAGCTGCAGGCGGTGCGGATGCTCGCGGACCTCGCCGACGAACCTGTGCTGCCGCGGCTTTCCGTGACGTTTCTCGCTGCGCACGCGCTGCCGCCAGAGTACGCGGACAGCCAGGACGTCTACACCACGGAGGTCGCGTCCTGGTGCCGGGCCGCGGCGGACTCCGGTGCGGACAACATCGACGTGTTCTGCGACGAGGGCCACTTCACCGTGGACCAGGCCAGAGAGGTGCTGCAGGCGGGGATGGCCGCCGGGCTGCGGCCGCGTATCCACGCCGACGAGCTCGCCCGTACGGGCGGCTCACTGCTCGCCGCCGAGCTCGGCTGCCTGTCCGCGGACCACCTGCTGAAGGTCACCGAGGAGGACGCGGCCGCGCTGGCCGCGGCCGACGTCACCGCGGTGGTGTGCCCTGGCACCGCCTTGCAGATGCGTACCGCACCGCCGGTGCGGATGCTGCTGGACCACGGCGTGACCGTCGCGCTCGGCACCGACCACAACCCGGGGCAGTGCGGCAGCACGTCCATGTCGCTGATGATCAGCCTGGCCGTGGCCGCGTTCCGGATGAGCGTGACGGAGGCCCTCCACGCGGCGACAGTCGGCGCCGCTAGGGCCCTCGGCGTGCAGGACCGCGGCGTCGTACGGGTCGGCGCACTCGGCGACCTGGTGTGGTGGAACGCCGCCCACGAAGGCGCGTTCGCGTGGGCGTTCCGCCTGGAACCCCGCCAAGTCTGGCGCGCCGGCGTCCCCGTCCTCCCCGCCGACCTCGAGACCCTGTAG
- a CDS encoding FHA domain-containing protein gives MSNYPNQPPVPPQEPQQFGRTTGPSAMPPQEPGSLVVIVGGQPRQFQRGETVLIGRSPDCQILLDDNRMSRHHAQIAYEEDGWVLRDLGSRNGTFIGPTRVVRLNIAEPCAVRFGNPTNGQLVVLQPGTSASGPVAQVPMAEAPQMREPSSTHQVANQIKLGRAPDNDIVLGDLLASRYHTEVRRTQGGFEVIDLASRNGTYLNGQRVSQAPFAPGDLLSIGHHQFVLRDQQLVEYVDEGRVSLRAEDLTVTVGNNVTILDRVGFTLDECSLVAVVGPSGAGKSTMLNAMTGTKPATSGRVIYEGRDLYDNYEDLRHRIGLVPQDDILHRQLTVKKALEYAAALRFPDDVSKQERQQRIAETCASLGLTEHIEKRITQLSGGQRKRVSVALELLTQPSLLYLDEPTSGLDPGLDKQVMTELRRLADDGRTVIVVTHSVLNLDMCDRVLLLAPGGKTAYFGPPGQPLLNQFRADDYSTVFQMVTNEPDRWQEAYRQSPYYRQYGGAPETHNDFQRMATSTAPTKARRQQNIFKQFWILCRRMVSVTVADKAYAGFVFGSPILLALLTHTVPANDWGLQVPDDFRERSAEPQQLLLMLVLGACLIGTAVAIRELVGEIAIYKRERLVGLSPGAYLASKLFIFGIINIFQAHILVLAGLAGRKLPDDPLIFPFGWMELVFAIAVLTITSTTLGLLVSSRVTSNQQTMPILVVIVMGQLVFTGGLFKIIERGGLEQASWLFPARWGYSAVAATADLRNAMRMEFEDPLWEHEPETWLLVISIMVLQAVVLTIATRLMLITHEPSRSKGSKKPPIPPGYYAQQGGYQMQQMPQQQPVPVGHGYGPPQQQSHPGWQQGPPSHPGMPPQSQPGYSQPGHSHPGYQQPGPPSQPGGQPWGGHPQGPPNTPPPPPGRPPQPPPRHR, from the coding sequence GTGTCGAACTACCCGAACCAGCCACCGGTACCGCCACAAGAACCGCAGCAGTTCGGGCGGACAACCGGCCCGAGCGCGATGCCACCGCAGGAGCCGGGCTCGCTCGTGGTCATCGTGGGTGGCCAACCCCGCCAGTTCCAGCGCGGTGAGACGGTCCTGATCGGGCGCAGCCCGGACTGCCAGATCCTGCTCGACGACAACCGGATGTCGCGGCACCACGCCCAGATCGCGTACGAAGAGGACGGCTGGGTGCTGCGCGACCTGGGCAGCCGCAACGGCACGTTCATCGGGCCGACCCGGGTCGTGCGGTTGAACATCGCGGAACCCTGCGCGGTGCGGTTCGGCAACCCCACCAACGGCCAGCTGGTCGTGCTGCAGCCCGGTACGTCGGCAAGCGGCCCCGTCGCGCAGGTGCCGATGGCCGAGGCGCCGCAGATGCGCGAGCCGTCGTCCACACACCAGGTGGCCAACCAGATCAAGCTGGGCCGGGCACCGGACAACGACATCGTCCTCGGCGACCTGCTCGCATCGCGCTACCACACGGAGGTCAGGCGCACCCAGGGCGGCTTCGAGGTCATCGACCTGGCCAGCCGCAACGGCACGTACCTCAACGGCCAGCGGGTCTCTCAGGCACCGTTCGCGCCCGGCGACCTGCTCTCCATCGGCCACCACCAGTTCGTGCTGCGCGACCAGCAGCTGGTCGAGTACGTCGACGAGGGCCGCGTCTCGCTGCGCGCCGAGGACCTGACCGTGACGGTCGGCAACAACGTCACCATCCTGGACCGCGTCGGCTTCACGCTCGACGAGTGCAGCCTGGTCGCGGTCGTCGGGCCGTCAGGCGCGGGCAAGTCCACCATGCTGAACGCGATGACCGGCACCAAGCCGGCCACCAGCGGGCGGGTCATCTACGAGGGCCGCGACCTCTACGACAACTACGAGGACCTGCGCCACCGGATCGGCCTGGTACCGCAGGACGACATCCTGCACCGGCAGCTCACCGTCAAGAAGGCACTGGAATACGCGGCCGCGCTGCGCTTCCCCGACGACGTGAGCAAGCAGGAACGACAGCAGCGGATCGCGGAGACCTGTGCCTCGCTCGGCCTCACCGAGCACATCGAGAAGCGCATCACGCAGCTCTCCGGCGGGCAGCGCAAGCGCGTCTCCGTCGCGCTCGAGCTGCTCACCCAGCCGTCGCTGCTGTACCTGGACGAGCCGACGTCCGGTCTCGACCCCGGCCTGGACAAGCAGGTGATGACCGAGCTGCGCAGGCTCGCCGACGACGGCCGCACCGTCATCGTCGTCACGCACAGCGTGCTCAACCTGGACATGTGCGACCGGGTGCTGCTGCTCGCGCCAGGCGGCAAGACCGCGTACTTCGGCCCGCCGGGCCAGCCGCTGCTGAACCAGTTCAGGGCCGACGACTACTCGACCGTGTTCCAGATGGTGACCAACGAGCCGGACCGGTGGCAGGAGGCATACCGCCAGTCGCCGTACTACCGGCAGTACGGCGGCGCGCCCGAGACGCACAACGACTTCCAGCGGATGGCCACGTCGACGGCACCGACGAAGGCGCGGCGACAGCAGAACATCTTCAAGCAGTTCTGGATCCTGTGCCGGCGCATGGTGTCCGTCACCGTCGCGGACAAGGCGTACGCGGGGTTCGTGTTCGGCTCGCCGATCCTGCTCGCGCTGCTCACCCACACCGTGCCGGCCAACGACTGGGGCCTGCAGGTACCTGACGACTTCAGGGAACGATCGGCAGAACCACAGCAGTTGTTGCTGATGCTCGTGCTCGGCGCCTGTCTCATCGGCACAGCCGTCGCGATCAGGGAGCTGGTCGGCGAGATAGCCATCTACAAACGAGAACGCCTGGTCGGCCTCTCGCCCGGCGCCTACCTGGCGAGCAAGCTCTTCATCTTCGGCATCATCAACATCTTCCAGGCACACATCCTGGTGTTGGCCGGCCTCGCCGGGCGGAAGCTGCCGGACGACCCGCTCATCTTCCCGTTCGGCTGGATGGAGCTGGTCTTCGCGATCGCCGTGCTGACGATCACGTCGACGACGCTCGGCCTGCTGGTCTCGTCACGGGTCACGAGCAACCAGCAGACGATGCCGATCCTCGTGGTGATCGTCATGGGTCAGCTGGTGTTCACCGGTGGCCTGTTCAAGATCATCGAGCGGGGCGGCCTGGAGCAGGCGTCCTGGCTGTTCCCGGCGCGGTGGGGCTACTCCGCGGTCGCAGCGACGGCGGACCTGCGCAACGCCATGCGGATGGAGTTCGAGGATCCGCTGTGGGAGCACGAGCCGGAGACCTGGCTGCTGGTGATCAGCATCATGGTGCTGCAGGCTGTCGTACTCACCATCGCCACCAGGCTGATGCTGATCACGCACGAGCCGTCGAGGAGCAAGGGCAGCAAGAAGCCGCCGATCCCACCCGGGTACTACGCCCAGCAGGGTGGCTACCAGATGCAGCAGATGCCGCAACAGCAGCCGGTGCCCGTCGGCCACGGCTACGGCCCGCCGCAGCAGCAGAGCCACCCCGGCTGGCAACAGGGCCCACCGTCCCACCCGGGAATGCCACCCCAGTCGCAGCCCGGCTACTCGCAGCCGGGGCACTCACACCCGGGCTACCAGCAACCCGGCCCGCCGTCCCAGCCAGGCGGCCAACCATGGGGCGGCCACCCACAGGGCCCGCCGAACACGCCACCACCCCCACCCGGCCGGCCACCGCAGCCCCCACCCCGCCACCGGTAG
- a CDS encoding beta-hexosaminidase, producing MRRTYVALLAAAAMLVGCGGSPGDSASTTEATSTGGSTPATPSSTVTPMPGGWGPNEAELIEAAGMVDEMSRKEKVGSLLMPQFYGYSATKVTDEQAGQNKSSLGVRTAAAAIKRYHLGGAIVMTQNIDDAKQVKRLNDGLAATADPDLPLLLGVDQEGGIVQRVTKGATKYPAARTIGKTGKPANARLLAEANGTELRAMGFTLDFAPVADVGFDSPAIGNRAYADGPKRVGAMATAATNGYRAAGIVPVVKHFPGHGSATTDSHEELPQITRSKQQLRKTDLPPFERAIDAQVPAVLSGHLDMRAIDPGTPSTLSKPVVTGMLRKDLGFDGVTITDSQVMQPILDKYGAGEAAVRSVLAGQDIVLMPANLGKAYNALLTAARSGRLSANRLDAAATRVTALRLYAKRIGADRPSWSEVPWAKHRGYVRQVEAEAG from the coding sequence ATGCGCCGCACGTACGTCGCCCTGCTGGCCGCCGCCGCGATGCTGGTCGGCTGCGGCGGATCGCCCGGCGACTCCGCGTCGACCACCGAGGCGACGTCGACCGGCGGGAGCACGCCGGCGACGCCGAGCTCGACGGTGACCCCGATGCCCGGTGGCTGGGGGCCGAACGAGGCCGAGCTGATCGAGGCGGCCGGGATGGTCGACGAGATGTCCAGGAAGGAGAAGGTCGGCAGCCTGCTGATGCCGCAGTTCTACGGCTACTCGGCGACGAAGGTCACCGACGAGCAGGCCGGCCAGAACAAGAGCTCGCTCGGTGTACGTACGGCCGCCGCGGCGATCAAGCGCTACCACCTCGGCGGCGCCATCGTGATGACGCAGAACATCGACGACGCCAAGCAGGTGAAGCGGCTCAACGACGGCCTCGCCGCGACCGCAGACCCGGACCTGCCGCTGCTGCTCGGCGTCGACCAGGAGGGCGGCATCGTCCAGCGGGTGACGAAGGGAGCGACCAAGTATCCCGCCGCCCGCACCATCGGCAAGACCGGCAAGCCCGCGAACGCGCGGCTGCTCGCCGAGGCCAACGGCACCGAGCTGCGCGCGATGGGCTTCACCCTCGACTTCGCACCGGTCGCGGACGTCGGCTTCGACAGCCCGGCGATCGGCAACCGTGCGTACGCCGACGGCCCGAAGCGGGTCGGCGCGATGGCCACCGCCGCCACGAACGGGTACCGGGCCGCCGGCATCGTCCCCGTGGTCAAGCACTTCCCCGGCCACGGCAGCGCCACCACCGACAGCCACGAAGAGCTACCGCAGATCACCCGCAGCAAGCAGCAGCTGCGCAAGACCGACCTGCCGCCGTTCGAGCGGGCGATCGACGCGCAGGTGCCCGCGGTGCTCAGCGGCCACCTCGACATGCGCGCCATCGACCCCGGCACCCCGTCGACGCTGAGCAAGCCGGTGGTGACCGGCATGCTGCGCAAGGACCTCGGCTTCGACGGCGTCACCATCACCGACTCGCAGGTCATGCAGCCGATCCTCGACAAGTACGGTGCGGGCGAGGCGGCCGTGCGTTCGGTGCTGGCCGGACAGGACATCGTGCTGATGCCGGCCAACCTGGGCAAGGCGTACAACGCGCTGCTCACTGCGGCCAGGTCGGGACGGCTGTCGGCGAACCGGCTGGACGCCGCCGCCACCAGGGTGACCGCGTTGCGGCTGTACGCCAAACGCATCGGCGCCGACCGACCCAGCTGGTCGGAGGTGCCGTGGGCGAAGCACCGCGGGTACGTACGGCAGGTGGAGGCGGAAGCCGGATAA